The window ttgagcattttatcaaacactaggtgtgcattaaggtttcaaggtcctcctcctatggtggattccttcattcaACTACCCAAAGTCTATCTAATTTAGCTCAACATTCTTCCCCCaaaccttgatagtacatgcatgcctAATGGACAACTCTCACACCCAAAAATggcttttctcattacctattttcagttaaatcccgaaattgagggttagggagtagaatcttaccttagGATGAAAGCATAGTGAGGTTTTCCTTGCTAATTCTCCAAGCCTTGAGTAAAAATTGAGAAACAATGAGTTTAGGAACTGCCTTTCACTCTAGAGCACTTCCCTACtctcaaaatatcatatttttaccTTACAAATGGTCTTCAATGACTATATattgaaatagggtcgggttaaaaaaataagaaaaatgaagccccgatgcagatctgcgaCCACATAacacttctgcggtccgcaaaatggaccgcataatggcccttcgGAACTAGgcatttctgcttcactctgtgacaggtttgcggtccgcagaccaattcTGCAATCTCATAATGCACTGTAGAACTCCGCTTCGGAAATGTTTATGTTGGATCTGTGATGgattgtgcggcccgcgaaatgattatgcCACCACATAATGGACTGCATAATGGTCCTAAAATTAGCTCAAGTTTCTGCTTCATTCCGCAGCAGATCTGCGGCCCGCAAagtgattttgcggtcgcatagtggaccgcagaaatgtctTACtttgccaaaaatatttttcaactccccaacgcactttCCAACCCAAAAGGTTCGTACCACGGCGAGTAACCTCGCcgcgaagaatctctacaatcatcaacacataagtctatcttggcaccatgaaaccccggattttaggTAAACTTTTATGCGGCCTTACAAGTACAGGTATTTGAAGAAGGAGTTACACTTGGTGTTTATTTACCATGAGAAAGCAATGACAAGGTTCCTATGGATGTTTTTTGGAGATGCCTGGAGCTGAAAGGTGTGTTGGTAGCCTACATTAGAGTGATAATGGACATATACGagggagctaagactcgggttaggactgtGGGAGGTGACTTAAAGCACTTTTTGGTTGTTATGGAGTTGCACCAAGAGTCTGTGCTCAGCCTATTTTTATTTGCCCTGGTGATGGATGCACTAACATACCATATTCAATAGGAGGTGCCACGGTGTATGTTGTTCGATgctgatatagttctgattgatgagacgtgAGGCAGCGTTAATGagaggctagagatttggagacagaccctagagtctaaaggtttcaagttgagtaggactaagacagaatatctggagtgcaagttcagcgatGCGTCGGGGGAAATGGACATGGATGTCAGGTTTGACTCACAAGTCATCTCTAAAAGaggaagtttcaagtaccttgggtccattatccagggggatggggagattgacgaggatgtcacgcACCGTATAGGAGTGgagtggatgaaatggaggttagcatttggagtcctgtgtgacaagaaacTAGCACCAAAATGTAAAGgcaagttctatagagcggtggttagaccagctatgttgtatggggcgaAACGTTGGGCAGCCAAGAATTCTCATACCCAGAAGATGAAAGTGGCAGAAATGAGGAttttgagatggatgtgcgggcacactatgatggataagattaggaatgaagatattcggtaGAAGGTGGGCATGTCTCCAATggacgacaagatgcgggaagcgaggcttggATGGTTACGTGCGGAGGAGAAGCATagatgccccggttaggaggtATGAGCGATTGTCATTAGAAGGTATGAGGAGAGGTAGAGggggcctaagaagtattggggtgaggtgatcaGGCAAGACATGGCACGACTTCAGATTTCGAAGGACATGGCTCTGGATATGAAGGTGTAGAGATCGAGCATTAGGGTTTTAGGTTAGGAGGGAGTCGAGCATTTTTCTATGTTATTTTCAGGGATGGGACTAGGCTGATAATGTTTCGCCTTGGGTTATTAGTTGTTTATGTAGCTTCCACACTATTTTCTGTTTCTTATGATgctgatattattttatttttttggcttCTGTTGTTGTCACAGATCTATTGTCTACTGCCTATTGTTTATTTCCTtctccttgagccgagggtctttcggaaacaaacTCTCTTTCcctccggggtaggggtaaggtctacgtacattctaccctccacagaccccacttgtgagattattactag is drawn from Nicotiana tomentosiformis chromosome 12, ASM39032v3, whole genome shotgun sequence and contains these coding sequences:
- the LOC138902785 gene encoding uncharacterized protein, giving the protein MDMDVRFDSQVISKRGSFKYLGSIIQGDGEIDEDVTHRIGVEWMKWRLAFGVLCDKKLAPKCKGKFYRAVVRPAMLYGAKRWAAKNSHTQKMKVAEMRILRWMCGHTMMDKIRNEDIR